The Ornithodoros turicata isolate Travis unplaced genomic scaffold, ASM3712646v1 Chromosome36, whole genome shotgun sequence genome contains a region encoding:
- the LOC135373960 gene encoding uncharacterized protein LOC135373960: MRNALSSPVFTHEMLHDQHECMVEEATTAPRNITPPESSVLLPSREDSKMSNVEKPPQSACSSGSVSVTIVSTDSNNLPDPYPVSLDGDAPSSPVKNSLANSKPRSPSVHGSLTPCDAPTSPTCESMAACPSNASSASSVQGCTTTMNLSLVNKTSGRSNSRNRISRPFLGRSLIQRAPTRPDLVLTGDEVTLEDGINVNKKHFEYLLDTPKDSLFCRDMVRALWSAEQLAERSQTGEACRRFLKQGTEGKRRLTPKKLDALGNAYWEYLKRRTPPSDSKEEQFKMLPSYVRNLLSDINRKK, from the exons ATGAGGAATGCACTAAGCTCACCAGTCTTTACGCACGAAATGCTGCATGACCAACATGAATGTATG GTTGAAGAGGCCACCACAGCTCCACGTAACATAACCCCTCCAGAATCATCAGTTTTGTTGCCttcgagagaggacagcaagatgTCAAAT GTTGAGAAACCACCACAGTCTGCATGCTCCAGCGGATCCGTCAGCGTGACCATTGTGTCGACCGACTCAAACAACTTGCCAGATCCATACCCGGTCTCT TTGGATGGTGATGCTCCTTCCAGTCCAGTAAAAAACTCTCTGGCAAATAGTAAACCCAGGAGCCCAAGTGTTCACGGCTCCCTGACCCCATGTGATGCTCCCACTAGCCCAACATGTGAATCCATGGCAGCATGTCCATCTAACGCATCAAGTGCCTCCAGTGTTCAGGGCTGCACAACCACGATGAACTTGAGCCTTGTCAACAAG ACCTCGGGACGTTCCAACTCTAGGAACAGGATATCGCGACCATTCCTGGGAAGATCCCTCATTCAACGTGCCCCCACACGCCCTGACTTGGTATTGACTGGAGATGAG GTGACTCTTGAGGATGGCATAAATGTCAACAAGAAACATTTTGAATACCTGCTTGACACCCCTAAGGACTCTCTGTTCTGCCGCGACATGGTGAGAGCTCTATGGAGCGCAGAGCAGCTGGCAGAGAGAAGTCAAACAGGAGAAGCCTGCCGTCGGTTTCTAAAACAAGGCACAGAGGGAAAGCGACGCCTCACCCCCAAAAAATTGGATGCCCTTGGAA ATGCCTACTGGGAGTACCTGAAAAGAAGAACGCCTCCAAGCGACTCAAAGGAGGAACAATTTAAGATGCTTCCTAGTTATGTTCGTAACCTGCTGTCTGACatcaacagaaaaaaataa